The Osmerus eperlanus chromosome 15, fOsmEpe2.1, whole genome shotgun sequence genome includes a window with the following:
- the wdr97 gene encoding WD repeat-containing protein 97, whose translation MSKHKKEGTHKEEALMQVLRTASRAVGEETEEDCENSMESRTPAVSPHPTTGDTAGAVGEGRRPPISINGNMSSGEGKTPAKKMWNKLNTEMKNNMDKLRPSEFKPSVLIHGLTHLRHFSCDNPVQQMTYGEGASGFVSLHRGGTVCMYNPNGCLRYPPPSPISIPYKGLTSTHVPGNVVGWGPGAILTLLDSDLQPLMEAVDPLDVSVCQVTEQSLELVTAGTGNVCVWGLTHMVCRVRVVEGLGRHAAFSLLALAAPGPDTHHRAFVAYSRSVVVVDLTAGRVLEHKRNLHMRDITALVYCCLLDLVVIASKDNSIRVWDPNWELLMAFVGHTDVVTSMIWCPQSGLLLSASLDKTLRCWSLEEGDQVQSVSIQGNDPPLALGGPSKGDTFYTFSQKGVDFWAMSTLYTPHCQLGGEANGPVRQIKVSSFPKPYPTRVLCVSGDRDVTLVAGQTGAVLTSFRAARRVRWADYCLPKETLLVLTEAGTVICASTLTNPATQLEEWEGRGQGPWHRDEQADGEGGQGLAGPGPASCLVLYHCVADDQRVLSEWRSLQENRGQKPHNKKHLLDPKNKFLVMQGHSGGCVSVLTLESGQLQYRTPAHNGQKITCIQADPENSSVVTTGEDKAVLVWRVFPYAQDCLCLHLNLFCIQCPLHLALLGPLLALAFELPDSATYSLVQFNLPNKSRLDHPPSDDHNDCFTGLCVCPQLRVFASSSRDGTIRIWDEENRLIRTLQMNVEAECLAYCEERGDLLLGIRGHLYRIPCTKLLPNDSQLRLLCTECTDPIPDVPISRTLSKANKSKTEQPDIPEKRKKDQTGDPEYEALLARKNDLASLQQGAIQSRKKKYRPTNRTRKEAFDRYMSIIYSQPVNIKIGKEDMFDLQAILFPPKPPVCQPFTSPSVKEGFFPGPRLATPLDKDVPKELGAEPAPAQTNATGFIPNSVLAGKLWPHAVVEDVIPWTAYRMRQDLLHQSDEEVEFPVDDYDLDLDSPMRLVETPPEDEILPPPPVKKVSSTPMDNNLVGHCPPQLPPKPSPAPPPAPRKVPTPPPPLPPTTPSQPIPEFLHPFFEEDWFHGIYPDHKCVPPSLCPDVFAMQMLDYMQKCKGQTKMRVLKALVMLHRQCTLNNLDRLIKGLVDYLRKITLAKMSGDEQQVISEILNVLVCLGPESCDVITEILVLLANKELGLQNTVQCLLKVMGVEEADRWLKPEMEGLNAVLQVKPHPGEALRKMLTDWLETWTAKWKENKAPLMKSTETALPVRHVDVLNFFGWVEKERRKAPPPPMGNKDTVLMPPYRSSQPILRLGETRSMTRSRRTTDIILPPLSQRPLLLGFPPFLTLPLPRISLFPFPVDEHCLKASPRRYFVPEHSLVHYYR comes from the exons ATGTCCAAACACAAAAAAGAAGGCACACACAAGGAGGAGGCCTTGATGCAGGTTCTGAGAACGGCCTCCCGTGCAGTTGGGGAGGAAACTGAAGAAGATTGTGAGAACAGCATGGAGAGCAGAACACCAGCTGTCAGCCCCCACCCCACTACAGGGGACACGGCGGGGGCAGTTGGGGAGGGTAGGCGCCCCCCAATCTCAATAAACGGGAACATGAGTTCAGGAGAGGGAAAAACTCCTGCAAAGAAGATGTGGAACAAGCTCAACACAGAAATGAAGAATAACATGgacaag CTAAGACCCTCAGAATTCAAACCCTCCGTCCTCATCCATGGCCTTACACACTTACGTCATTTCTCCTGTGACAATCCAGTACAACAAATGACCTACGGAGAGGGTGCCTCTGGGTTCGTTAGCCTCCACAGAGGAGGCACGGTCTGCATGTACAACCCTAACGGATGCCTACgttaccccccaccctcccccatctccatcCCTTACAAGGGCCTGACGTCCACCCACGTGCCTGGGAACGTAGTGGGCTGGGGGCCCGGGGCCATCCTCACCCTGCTGGACAGTGACCTGCAGCCCCTGATGGAGGCTGTGGACCCCCTGGATGTGAGCGTGTGCCAGGTCACAGAGCAGAGCCTGGAGCTGGTGACGGCTGGGACGGGCAACGTGTGCGTGTGGGGCCTGACGCACATGGTGTGCAGagtgagggtggtggagggtctggGACGCCACGCTGCGTTCAGTCTGCTGGCCCTGGCGGCCCCAGGCCCCGACACGCACCACCGGGCCTTCGTTGCGTACAGTAgaagtgtggtggtggtggacctCACAGCTGGAAGAGTCTTGGAACACAAGAGGAACCTGCATATgcg GGATATCACTGCCTTGGTGTACTGTTGTCTTCTGGACCTTGTGGTCATCGCCTCCAAAGATAACTCCATCAGAGTGTGGGATCCCAATTGGGAGCTTCTCATGGCCTTTGTAGGACACACTG ATGTGGTGACCTCCATGATCTGGTGCCCTCAGTCTGGCCTgctgctgtctgcctctctggacAAGACCCTGCGCTGCTGGAGCTTAGAGGAGGGGGACCAGGTCCAGAGTGTCTCCATCCAGGGAAATGACCCTCCTCTGGCCTTGGGGGGCCCCAGCAAGGGGGACACCTTCTACACATTCTCCCAGAAGGGAGTGGACTTCTGGGCCATGAGCACCCTCTACACCCCACACTGCCAGCTGGGGGGAGAGGCCAACGGGCCGGTTCGCCAGATCAAGGTCTCGTCCTTCCCCAAGCCCTACCCCACCCGGGTCCTCTGCGTCAGCGGCGACCGGGACGTCACCCTGGTGGCGGGGCAGACGGGGGCGGTCCTCACCTCCTTTCGGGCGGCGCGGAGGGTGAGGTGGGCCGACTACTGCCTGCCCAAGGAGACCCTGTTGGTGCTGACCGAGGCGGGGACGGTGATCTGCGCCAGCACGCTGACCAATCCAGCCACGCAgctggaggagtgggaggggaggggccaggggccGTGGCACAGGGACGAGCAGGCGGATGGGGAGGGCGGTCAGGGCCTGGCGGGGCCGGGTCCTGCTTCCTGCCTGGTGCTGTACCACTGTGTGGCCGATGACCAGCGAGTCCTGAGTGAGTGGCGGAGCCTGCAGGAGAACAGAGGCCAGAAGCCTCACAACAAGAAGCATCTCCTCGACCCTAAGAACAA GTTCCTGGTGATGCAGGGCCACAGTGGCGGCTGTGTGAGCGTGCTAACTCTAGAGTCCGGCCAGCTGCAGTACAGGACGCCCGCACACAACGGCCAGAAGATCACCTGCATCCAGGCAGACCCAGAGAACAGCTCCGTCGTCACCACAG GAGAGGACAAGGCTGTGCTGGTGTGGAGGGTTTTCCCTTACGCCCAGGACTGCCTCTGTCTGCACCTGAACCTGTTCTGCATACAGTGCCCCCTCCACCTGGCCCTGCTGGGGCCCCTCCTGGCCCTGGCCTTCGAGCTGCCCGACTCTGCCACCTACAGCCTAGTGCAGTTCAACCTGCCCAACAAGAGCCGTCTGGACCACCCGCCCAGCGACGACCACAATGACTGTTTCACAG ggctctgtgtgtgccCTCAGCTCCGGGTGTTCGCCTCCAGCAGTCGAGACGGCACCATTCGAATCTGGGATGAGGAAAACCGTCTCATTAG GACCCTCCAGATGAATGTGGAGGCTGAGTGTCTGGCCtactgtgaggagagaggagacctgCTCCTGGGCATAAGAGGCCATCTGTACCGGATCCCCTGCACCAAGCTCCTGCCTAACGACTCCCAGCTTCGG CTCCTTTGCACTGAGTGCACAGATCCTATTCCTGATGTACCCATCTCTCGTACCCTGAGTAAGGCCAATAAAAGCAA GACTGAGCAGCCTGACATTCCAGAGAAGCGCAAGAAAGACCAGACTGGAGATCCA GAGTATGAGGCCCTTCTGGCTAGGAAGAACGACCTGGcctccctccagcagggggcTATACAGAGCAGGAAGAAGAAATATCGTCCCACAAACCGCACCAGGAAAGAAGCTTTTGACCGCTACATGAGCATCATCTACAGCCAGCCTGTCAATATCAAG ATCGGGAAAGAGGACATGTTCGACCTGCAAGCCATCCTGTTTCCTCCTAAGCCGCCTGTATGCCAGCCTTTTACATCTCCCAGCGTCAAAGAGGGCTTCTTCCCCGGCCCCCGCCTGGCCACGCCCCTGGATAAGGACGTCCCCAAG gaGCTGGGGGCAGAGCCGGCCCCTGCCCAGACCAACGCCACAGGGTTCATCCCTAACTCGGTGCTGGCGGGCAAGCTGTGGCCACACGCGGTGGTGGAGGATGTCATTCCCTGGACAGCCTACAGAATGAGGCAAGATCTGCTCCACCAG AGTGATGAAGAGGTGGAGTTTCCTGTGGATGACTATGACCTGGACTTGGACTCCCCCATGCGGCTCGTAGAGACTCCCCCCGAAGATgaaatcctccctccccctcccgtcaAAAAGGTGTCCTCCACACCGATG GACAACAATCTGGTGGGACATTGTCCGCCCCAGCTCCCTCCTAAACCCAGCCCTGCCCCACCGCCGGCTCCACGCAAAGTTCcaacgccccctccccctcttccccccacaACTCCATCACAGCCAATTCCTGAGTTCCTCCACCCATTTTTTGAGGAGGACTGGTTCCATGGCATTTACCCAGACCACAAG TGTGTTCCGCCATCTCTGTGTCCAGATGTCTTCGCCATGCAGATGTTGGACTACATGCAGAAATGCAAAGGACAGACCAAGATGAGAGTTTTGAAGGCACTGGTCATGCTGCATAGACAGTGTACACTAAACAACTTGGACAGACTCATAAAGGGCCTGGTGGACTATCTGCGTAAAATCACTTTAGCCAAAATG tcagGTGACGAGCAACAAGTGATCAGTGAAATCCTTAATGTGTTGGTTTGTCTGGGTCCTGAGAGCTGTGACGTCATTACGGAGATACTCGTTCTGTTAGCCAATAAGGAACTGGGTCTCCA GAACACAGTGCAGTGTCTGCTGAAGGtcatgggggtggaggaggccgaCCGCTGGCTAAAGcctgagatggagggtttgaacGCCGTGCTCCAGGTCAAACCCCACCCAGGTGAGGCCCTGCGTAAGATGCTCACCGATTGGCTGGAGACCTGGACCGCTAAATGGAAG GAGAACAAGGCTCCGCTCATGAAGAGCACGGAAACAGCGCTCCCCGTCAGACACGTTGACGTGCTTAACTTCTTCGGCTGGGTCGAGAAGGAGAGACGCAAGGCCCCGCCGCCTCCGATGGGGAACAAGGACACCGTGCTCATGCCACCATACCGCAG CTCTCAGCCAATTCTTCGCCTCGGAGAGACGCGCAGCATGACCAGGTCTCGCAGGACAACAG acatCATCCTGCCGCCCCTCTCCCAGCGGCCCCTCCTGCTgggcttccctcccttcctcacgcTGCCCCTACCAAGGATCAGCCTCTTCCCCTTCCCCGTGGACGAGCACTGCCTGAAGGCCTCGCCCAGACGCTACTTCGTCCCAGAGCACTCTTTGGTGCATTACTATAGATAA
- the si:ch73-174h16.4 gene encoding leucine-rich repeat-containing protein 14 isoform X3 translates to MCVSKKELYGPLLDAAFTNCRPLAVGELVQRWPERTLRVGGRKKAGQSPPNRLCVQALLLAVVRGLSDKRCDLQALDLCGLQCEEGGVGDPMGGWSLTVALCTMAVQARAGAQRAHRKEGERERKRVLTMEREKDVVKRERGWGKRVGEEKEEEPGEEGGPGEWVRNVQEGSDTGTSQREEERTTGVRRRMEMERKRMTGGKAVETEDSEPDCEVLVRVRADLFINARSWERVRMALGTAGPLKLQCRYLRVEELSVSSIGTLLDLLPSQGVLGVDIRYSCLGVAGLALLLPQLSTFSLLTSLRLHYCNLDVRRDLAGQEGALRDMSDGLGQLGQLRRLSLTALRLPGHLRMLLSSLSHPLEVLELPYLSLTPADLSYLSCSPHAATLQQLDLSENRLDESTLPSLRRLLSQASGGLLHLCLSGCGLNDGLLGALLPSMGCCRALRSLGLALNPLSLMGLLELVRTAIRLPSLKQLLYPNPLEDYQPGLPALPSSAQLLDWPLEEMMEVHEATSLRLENMLTESGRSDLLLTCDLLNYDKDLVD, encoded by the exons ATGTGTGTTAGTAAAAA GGAATTGTATGGACCGTTACTGGATGCTGCATTCACTAACTGCCGCCCGCTCGCAGTCGGTGAACTGGTACAGCGATGGCCCGAACGAACTCTACGAGTCGGTGGGCGGAAGAAGGCAGGACAGAGTCCCCCAAATCGGCTTTGCGTCCAAGCTCTGCTGCTCGCGGTTGTTCGGGGACTTTCAGACAAGAG GTGTGATCTGCAGGCCCTGGACCTCTGTGGGCTGCAgtgtgaggaagggggagtggGAGACCCCATGGGTGGTTGGTCCCTCACGGTGGCTCTCTGCACCATGGCAGTGCAAGCCAGGGCTGGGGCTCAGAGAGCTCACCGGAAAGAGGGGGAACGGGAGCGAAAAAGAGTCCTGactatggagagggagaaggatgtGGTGAAACGAGAAAGGGGCTGGGGAAAGCGggttggagaggagaaggaagaggaaccAGGTGAGGAAGGTGGGCCGGGGGAATGGGTGAGAAACGTGCAGGAGGGGTCGGACACAGGAACGAGTcaaagggaggaggagcggacgacgggggtgaggaggaggatggagatggagaggaaacgGATGACGGGCGGCAAAGCTGTGGAGACTGAAGACTCGGAGCCAGACTGTGAGGTGTTGGTGAGAGTCCGTGCCGACCTCTTCATCAACGCCCGTTCCTGGGAGCGTGTGCGCATGGCGCTGGGCACGGCCGGACCCCTCAAGCTGCAGTGCCGCTACCTCCGCGTGGAGGAGCTCTCCGTGTCCAGCATCGGCACCCTGCTAGACCTGCTGCCCAGCCAGGGTGTCCTGGGTGTGGACATCCGCTACAGCTGCCTGGGTGTGGCAGGCCTGGCCCTGCTGCTGCCTCagctctccaccttctccttgctcacctccctCCGCCTGCATTACTGCAACCTGGATGTACGTAGGGACTTAGCCGGCCAGGAGGGTGCGCTGAGAGACATGTCTGACGGTCTGGGGCAGCTGGGGCAACTTCGCCGCCTCAGCCTCACCGCCCTACGGCTGCCTGGACACCTACGCATGCTTCTAAG ctctctctcccaccctctggAAGTGTTGGAGCTGCCCTACTTGAGCCTGACCCCGGCCGACCTCTCCTATCTGTCCTGCAGCCCTCACGCTGCCACGCTGCAGCAGCTGGACCTCAGCGAGAACCGTCTGGACGAGAGCACTCTTCCCTCGCTGCGCCGcctcctctcccaggcctcCGGGGGCCTGCTGCACCTCTGCCTGAGCGGCTGCGGCCTCAACGACGGCCTGCTGGGGGCGCTGCTGCCCTCCATGGGCTGCTGCAGGGCCCTTCGGAGCCTGGGGCTGGCCTTGAACCCGCTGTCCCTGATGGGGCTGCTGGAGCTGGTGAGGACGGCCATCCGGTTGCCCTCCCTTAAGCAGCTCCTCTACCCCAACCCCCTGGAGGACTACCAGCCAGGGCTTCCTGCCCTGCCATCCAGTGCCCAGCTGCTGGACTGGCCcctggaggagatgatggaggtgCACGAGGCCACCAGCCTGCGGCTTGAGAACATGCTGACGGAGAGCGGGCGCTCAGACCTCTTGCTCACCTGCGACCTGCTGAACTATGACAAAGACTTGGTGGATTAG
- the si:ch73-174h16.4 gene encoding leucine-rich repeat-containing protein 14 isoform X2, with protein MMRSNIIYLTWELYGPLLDAAFTNCRPLAVGELVQRWPERTLRVGGRKKAGQSPPNRLCVQALLLAVVRGLSDKRCDLQALDLCGLQCEEGGVGDPMGGWSLTVALCTMAVQARAGAQRAHRKEGERERKRVLTMEREKDVVKRERGWGKRVGEEKEEEPGEEGGPGEWVRNVQEGSDTGTSQREEERTTGVRRRMEMERKRMTGGKAVETEDSEPDCEVLVRVRADLFINARSWERVRMALGTAGPLKLQCRYLRVEELSVSSIGTLLDLLPSQGVLGVDIRYSCLGVAGLALLLPQLSTFSLLTSLRLHYCNLDVRRDLAGQEGALRDMSDGLGQLGQLRRLSLTALRLPGHLRMLLSSLSHPLEVLELPYLSLTPADLSYLSCSPHAATLQQLDLSENRLDESTLPSLRRLLSQASGGLLHLCLSGCGLNDGLLGALLPSMGCCRALRSLGLALNPLSLMGLLELVRTAIRLPSLKQLLYPNPLEDYQPGLPALPSSAQLLDWPLEEMMEVHEATSLRLENMLTESGRSDLLLTCDLLNYDKDLVD; from the exons ATGATGAGAAGCAACATTATCTATTTGACCTG GGAATTGTATGGACCGTTACTGGATGCTGCATTCACTAACTGCCGCCCGCTCGCAGTCGGTGAACTGGTACAGCGATGGCCCGAACGAACTCTACGAGTCGGTGGGCGGAAGAAGGCAGGACAGAGTCCCCCAAATCGGCTTTGCGTCCAAGCTCTGCTGCTCGCGGTTGTTCGGGGACTTTCAGACAAGAG GTGTGATCTGCAGGCCCTGGACCTCTGTGGGCTGCAgtgtgaggaagggggagtggGAGACCCCATGGGTGGTTGGTCCCTCACGGTGGCTCTCTGCACCATGGCAGTGCAAGCCAGGGCTGGGGCTCAGAGAGCTCACCGGAAAGAGGGGGAACGGGAGCGAAAAAGAGTCCTGactatggagagggagaaggatgtGGTGAAACGAGAAAGGGGCTGGGGAAAGCGggttggagaggagaaggaagaggaaccAGGTGAGGAAGGTGGGCCGGGGGAATGGGTGAGAAACGTGCAGGAGGGGTCGGACACAGGAACGAGTcaaagggaggaggagcggacgacgggggtgaggaggaggatggagatggagaggaaacgGATGACGGGCGGCAAAGCTGTGGAGACTGAAGACTCGGAGCCAGACTGTGAGGTGTTGGTGAGAGTCCGTGCCGACCTCTTCATCAACGCCCGTTCCTGGGAGCGTGTGCGCATGGCGCTGGGCACGGCCGGACCCCTCAAGCTGCAGTGCCGCTACCTCCGCGTGGAGGAGCTCTCCGTGTCCAGCATCGGCACCCTGCTAGACCTGCTGCCCAGCCAGGGTGTCCTGGGTGTGGACATCCGCTACAGCTGCCTGGGTGTGGCAGGCCTGGCCCTGCTGCTGCCTCagctctccaccttctccttgctcacctccctCCGCCTGCATTACTGCAACCTGGATGTACGTAGGGACTTAGCCGGCCAGGAGGGTGCGCTGAGAGACATGTCTGACGGTCTGGGGCAGCTGGGGCAACTTCGCCGCCTCAGCCTCACCGCCCTACGGCTGCCTGGACACCTACGCATGCTTCTAAG ctctctctcccaccctctggAAGTGTTGGAGCTGCCCTACTTGAGCCTGACCCCGGCCGACCTCTCCTATCTGTCCTGCAGCCCTCACGCTGCCACGCTGCAGCAGCTGGACCTCAGCGAGAACCGTCTGGACGAGAGCACTCTTCCCTCGCTGCGCCGcctcctctcccaggcctcCGGGGGCCTGCTGCACCTCTGCCTGAGCGGCTGCGGCCTCAACGACGGCCTGCTGGGGGCGCTGCTGCCCTCCATGGGCTGCTGCAGGGCCCTTCGGAGCCTGGGGCTGGCCTTGAACCCGCTGTCCCTGATGGGGCTGCTGGAGCTGGTGAGGACGGCCATCCGGTTGCCCTCCCTTAAGCAGCTCCTCTACCCCAACCCCCTGGAGGACTACCAGCCAGGGCTTCCTGCCCTGCCATCCAGTGCCCAGCTGCTGGACTGGCCcctggaggagatgatggaggtgCACGAGGCCACCAGCCTGCGGCTTGAGAACATGCTGACGGAGAGCGGGCGCTCAGACCTCTTGCTCACCTGCGACCTGCTGAACTATGACAAAGACTTGGTGGATTAG
- the si:ch73-174h16.4 gene encoding leucine-rich repeat-containing protein 14 isoform X1 produces MVPSLVNLCAKEVVRDHSSSASWLNCVPRELYGPLLDAAFTNCRPLAVGELVQRWPERTLRVGGRKKAGQSPPNRLCVQALLLAVVRGLSDKRCDLQALDLCGLQCEEGGVGDPMGGWSLTVALCTMAVQARAGAQRAHRKEGERERKRVLTMEREKDVVKRERGWGKRVGEEKEEEPGEEGGPGEWVRNVQEGSDTGTSQREEERTTGVRRRMEMERKRMTGGKAVETEDSEPDCEVLVRVRADLFINARSWERVRMALGTAGPLKLQCRYLRVEELSVSSIGTLLDLLPSQGVLGVDIRYSCLGVAGLALLLPQLSTFSLLTSLRLHYCNLDVRRDLAGQEGALRDMSDGLGQLGQLRRLSLTALRLPGHLRMLLSSLSHPLEVLELPYLSLTPADLSYLSCSPHAATLQQLDLSENRLDESTLPSLRRLLSQASGGLLHLCLSGCGLNDGLLGALLPSMGCCRALRSLGLALNPLSLMGLLELVRTAIRLPSLKQLLYPNPLEDYQPGLPALPSSAQLLDWPLEEMMEVHEATSLRLENMLTESGRSDLLLTCDLLNYDKDLVD; encoded by the exons ATGGTGCCCTCATTGGTGAATCTTTGTGCCAAGGAGGTAGTGAGGGATCACAGTTCTTCTGCGTCTTGGCTCAACTGTGTGCCCAGGGAATTGTATGGACCGTTACTGGATGCTGCATTCACTAACTGCCGCCCGCTCGCAGTCGGTGAACTGGTACAGCGATGGCCCGAACGAACTCTACGAGTCGGTGGGCGGAAGAAGGCAGGACAGAGTCCCCCAAATCGGCTTTGCGTCCAAGCTCTGCTGCTCGCGGTTGTTCGGGGACTTTCAGACAAGAG GTGTGATCTGCAGGCCCTGGACCTCTGTGGGCTGCAgtgtgaggaagggggagtggGAGACCCCATGGGTGGTTGGTCCCTCACGGTGGCTCTCTGCACCATGGCAGTGCAAGCCAGGGCTGGGGCTCAGAGAGCTCACCGGAAAGAGGGGGAACGGGAGCGAAAAAGAGTCCTGactatggagagggagaaggatgtGGTGAAACGAGAAAGGGGCTGGGGAAAGCGggttggagaggagaaggaagaggaaccAGGTGAGGAAGGTGGGCCGGGGGAATGGGTGAGAAACGTGCAGGAGGGGTCGGACACAGGAACGAGTcaaagggaggaggagcggacgacgggggtgaggaggaggatggagatggagaggaaacgGATGACGGGCGGCAAAGCTGTGGAGACTGAAGACTCGGAGCCAGACTGTGAGGTGTTGGTGAGAGTCCGTGCCGACCTCTTCATCAACGCCCGTTCCTGGGAGCGTGTGCGCATGGCGCTGGGCACGGCCGGACCCCTCAAGCTGCAGTGCCGCTACCTCCGCGTGGAGGAGCTCTCCGTGTCCAGCATCGGCACCCTGCTAGACCTGCTGCCCAGCCAGGGTGTCCTGGGTGTGGACATCCGCTACAGCTGCCTGGGTGTGGCAGGCCTGGCCCTGCTGCTGCCTCagctctccaccttctccttgctcacctccctCCGCCTGCATTACTGCAACCTGGATGTACGTAGGGACTTAGCCGGCCAGGAGGGTGCGCTGAGAGACATGTCTGACGGTCTGGGGCAGCTGGGGCAACTTCGCCGCCTCAGCCTCACCGCCCTACGGCTGCCTGGACACCTACGCATGCTTCTAAG ctctctctcccaccctctggAAGTGTTGGAGCTGCCCTACTTGAGCCTGACCCCGGCCGACCTCTCCTATCTGTCCTGCAGCCCTCACGCTGCCACGCTGCAGCAGCTGGACCTCAGCGAGAACCGTCTGGACGAGAGCACTCTTCCCTCGCTGCGCCGcctcctctcccaggcctcCGGGGGCCTGCTGCACCTCTGCCTGAGCGGCTGCGGCCTCAACGACGGCCTGCTGGGGGCGCTGCTGCCCTCCATGGGCTGCTGCAGGGCCCTTCGGAGCCTGGGGCTGGCCTTGAACCCGCTGTCCCTGATGGGGCTGCTGGAGCTGGTGAGGACGGCCATCCGGTTGCCCTCCCTTAAGCAGCTCCTCTACCCCAACCCCCTGGAGGACTACCAGCCAGGGCTTCCTGCCCTGCCATCCAGTGCCCAGCTGCTGGACTGGCCcctggaggagatgatggaggtgCACGAGGCCACCAGCCTGCGGCTTGAGAACATGCTGACGGAGAGCGGGCGCTCAGACCTCTTGCTCACCTGCGACCTGCTGAACTATGACAAAGACTTGGTGGATTAG
- the LOC134035274 gene encoding uncharacterized protein LOC134035274, which produces MALSTLRIIVFGEEWTGKSSVGNIILGKKTFDVNAGTQWNSLGTGEVHNKSVVVVDSPGWDPFCSEATPLRVLADACHSLGQCGPDAEPHALLLTIPVSMDPEWNQRIARRLERLFSPRIWRQTILLFTRPSCLNGRSIEYHLEHTGRAFLGLLERCGNRYHTLNTCTEDHKEVTLLLEKIEKMVEENCGECLNNKNVVLEMIEQYDVRMEQLAMSCNQPNAQLEQILKEQEEMKLHICLRKKYDFINMVSKEESAFVEHEGGEVVEEQRYQEEDIMCVPELSELSEYVGDKVPQQPALSLVSTEWNGTTEVQKVKGSGFGVTRPGPPKESMEITLFINVDMEVKNVRISVLLLTLVKRHHGSKLHWEIIWTFAWWQMVVVNRFKEISGIQRKAILPGAAEPPWVYMVDGRKKEAPPASVKSCDSLPEIKRGNKNRKEKGEERRPDKRQRSSSLQRDYHFVKDLEDGGKKWKREGLKRLESCERMITFGKPDHSTGPERGRKSKIQDPVPRSRSRHQNCPPWIQPNTSCQHA; this is translated from the exons ATGGCCTTGTCCACATTAAGAATCATTGTGTTTGGTGAGGAATGGACCGGTAAAAGTTCTGTGGGCAACATCATCCTGGGCAAGAAGACATTTGATGTGAACGCTGGCACACAGTGGAACAGCCTTGGCACGGGTGAGGTGCATAACAAAAGTGTTGTGGTGGTGGACAGCCCAGGCTGGGACCCTTTCTGCTCGGAGGCGACCCCCCTCAGGGTCCTGGCAGACGCCTGTCACAGTCTGGGTCAGTGTGGCCCGGACGCAGAACCCCATGCCCTCCTCCTGACCATCCCTGTGTCTATGGACCCAGAGTGGAACCAGCGTATTGCTCGACGACTCGAGCGTCTTTTCAGTCCAAGAATTTGGAGACAGACCATACTGCTGTTCACCAGGCCCAGTTGTCTCAATGGGAGAAGCATTGAATACCATCTTGAGCACACTGGAAGGGCTTTCCTGGGCCTCCTGGAGAGATGTGGGAACAGGTACCACACCTTAAACACTTGTACTGAAGACCATAAAGAGGTCACCTTGCTCCTGGAGAAGATAGAGAAGATGGTGGAAGAGAATTGCGGAGAATGCCTCAACAACAAGAACGTAGTCTTGGAAATGATAGAGCAATATGACGTGAGGATGGAACAACTGGCGATGTCCTGCAACCAACCCAATGCCCAGTTGGAGCAGATTCTTAAGGAACAAGAGGAAATGAAACTCCACATTTGCCTCAGAAAAAAATATGACTTTATAAACATGGTTTCCAAAGAAGAATCTGCCTTTGTtgagcatgaaggaggtgaagtAGTGGAAGAGCAGAGATATCAGGAGGAGGACATCATGTGTGTGCCAGAGTTGTCAGAGTTGTCAGAATACGTGGGAGACAAGGTACCCCAACAGCCTGCACTGAGTTTGGTCTCCACCGAGTGGAACGGCACAACTG AAGTGCAGAAAGTCAAAGGATCTGGGTTTGGTGTGACCAGACCTGGGCCCCCCAAAGAGAGTATGGAGATAACTCTGTTTATAAACGTGGACATGGAGGTTAAGAATGTCAGGATCTCTGTTTTGCTCCTCACCTTGGTGAAACGTCATCATGGATCCAAGTTACACTGGGAAATTATATGGACATTTGCCTGGTGGCAGATGGTTGTGGTGAACAGATTCAAAGAAATATCAGGTATCCAGAGAAAGGCAATCTTGCCAGGGGCAGCAGAGCCACCCTGGGTCTATATGGTAGATGGTCGAAAGAAAGAAGCTCCACCTGCCAGTGTGAAGAGTTGTGATTCGCTGCCTGAGATAAAGAGGGGAAATAAGAACCGAAAAGAAaaaggcgaggagaggaggcctgatAAACGACAACGATCCAGCAGCTTGCAGAGGGACTATCATTTTGTCAAGGACCTGGAAGATGGTGGGAAAAAATGGAAGCGAGAAGGACTCAAGCGTTTGGAAAGCTGTGAAAGAATGATCACGTTTGGTA AGCCGGACCATTCTACAGGCCCAGAGAGAGGACGAAAGTCCAAGATCCAAGATCCAGTACCAAGATCAAGGTCACGTCACCAG AACTGTCCACCTTGGATTCAACCAAACACCAGCTGTCAACATGCCTAG